A window of Chloroflexota bacterium contains these coding sequences:
- a CDS encoding SGNH/GDSL hydrolase family protein, translated as MTASPSAIPSTIRAPARRRTRQLLAARALVVLFSLLMPILLLEASLRLLGPWLPGGYDTGPYIVRHELLGHFHAPNHRGWMRAPEFTTYVQISPLGLRDRRTSYEKPPGTFRVLLLGDSFLEGVQVQQWEGVAERLETALNQWSMQAGGPRVEVINAGVAAYGTAQYLLLFEHDAHRYQPDLVMVLHFVGNDVKNNSPALEIPGGDRRLALKPYFELQADGRLTLLPGPPVTPHSPLVTMMRRSWTYNVFEGSVRTFFDPSYIREDIEVIGGARNYIRENYDLHPEGDWAKAWTLTEALFARLKLRAGEHGAPLVLVGVPDWRALDPVQWRQELFRNRSQRRPASPEAPTDRLGQIARRLELPYVDLLPAMRTASATNGAPLYYAVDGHWNAAGHATAARALGEAIEHGGYIHP; from the coding sequence ATGACGGCCAGTCCATCGGCCATCCCGTCAACGATCCGGGCGCCAGCGCGGCGGCGCACGCGGCAGCTTCTCGCTGCGCGTGCGCTCGTCGTGCTGTTCAGCCTGCTCATGCCGATCCTGCTGCTCGAAGCGTCGCTCCGGCTGCTCGGGCCGTGGCTGCCCGGCGGCTACGACACCGGCCCGTACATAGTGCGCCACGAGCTGCTCGGACATTTTCACGCGCCCAACCATCGCGGTTGGATGCGCGCACCCGAGTTTACGACCTACGTCCAGATCAGCCCGCTCGGCCTGCGCGATCGGCGAACATCCTACGAGAAGCCGCCCGGCACCTTCCGCGTCCTGCTCCTGGGCGATTCCTTCCTCGAAGGCGTGCAGGTACAGCAGTGGGAAGGGGTGGCCGAGCGTCTGGAGACGGCGCTCAACCAGTGGTCCATGCAGGCTGGCGGTCCGCGCGTCGAGGTCATCAACGCCGGCGTCGCCGCCTACGGCACGGCCCAGTACCTCCTGCTGTTCGAGCATGACGCCCACCGCTACCAGCCCGATCTGGTCATGGTGCTGCACTTCGTCGGCAACGACGTCAAGAACAACAGCCCCGCGCTGGAGATCCCCGGCGGCGACAGACGGCTGGCCCTCAAACCGTACTTCGAGCTTCAGGCCGATGGGCGTCTCACGCTGCTGCCAGGGCCGCCCGTCACGCCGCACAGCCCGCTGGTCACCATGATGCGACGCTCGTGGACCTACAACGTGTTTGAGGGCAGCGTCCGCACCTTCTTCGACCCGTCGTACATCCGCGAGGATATCGAGGTGATCGGCGGCGCGCGCAACTACATCCGCGAGAACTACGATCTGCACCCCGAAGGCGACTGGGCGAAAGCCTGGACGCTCACCGAAGCGTTGTTCGCGCGGCTCAAGCTGCGAGCCGGGGAGCACGGCGCACCGCTGGTGCTGGTGGGCGTGCCGGACTGGCGGGCGCTGGACCCCGTGCAGTGGCGGCAGGAGCTGTTTCGCAACCGGTCCCAGCGCCGGCCGGCCAGCCCCGAAGCGCCGACGGACCGTCTGGGCCAGATCGCTCGCCGGCTGGAGCTGCCGTACGTCGATCTGCTGCCGGCCATGCGCACGGCGTCAGCCACGAACGGCGCGCCCTTGTACTACGCGGTGGACGGGCACTGGAACGCGGCCGGTCACGCAACAGCCGCCAGGGCCCTGGGGGAGGCCATCGAACACGGCGGCTACATCCACCCGTAG